One Mycolicibacterium fortuitum subsp. fortuitum genomic window carries:
- a CDS encoding MarR family winged helix-turn-helix transcriptional regulator produces MVDVERGPGYLVKRVQQSLRRNCDAALRPTGLSMAQYTALRALADHPQASAAELARLCFVTRQSLQDVLTGLRAEGLVQESSATQRGRARALQLTAAGKRRLSGAHAAVLGVENTMLNGMSGKAQRELASLLLRCAENLEATSSETTIDR; encoded by the coding sequence ATGGTGGATGTGGAACGCGGGCCCGGCTACCTCGTCAAGCGGGTGCAACAGAGCCTGCGCCGCAATTGCGATGCGGCGCTGCGACCTACGGGGCTGTCGATGGCCCAGTACACGGCCTTGCGCGCGCTGGCCGACCACCCGCAGGCCTCGGCCGCCGAGCTGGCGCGGTTGTGTTTCGTCACGCGCCAGTCGCTGCAAGACGTGTTGACCGGTCTGCGCGCCGAAGGCCTGGTACAGGAATCGTCCGCGACGCAGCGTGGTCGCGCGCGGGCACTGCAGCTGACCGCTGCGGGCAAGCGCCGGCTGAGCGGGGCTCACGCCGCCGTGCTCGGTGTCGAGAACACAATGCTGAACGGGATGTCCGGTAAAGCTCAGCGGGAACTGGCGTCGTTGCTGCTGCGGTGCGCGGAGAACCTCGAGGCGACCTCGTCAGAAACTACAATTGACCGGTGA
- a CDS encoding TetR/AcrR family transcriptional regulator, whose protein sequence is MTSARRGRGRPAGPGVDVEQRRTDLLDAAERAIRTNGPDVGIAEVAKEAGFVRSAVYAVFPNRAAILSALGARQAHRLLGEITRRAAGSTDLRQRMSLFFDVICGWMQDDPNLYRALSMHAVGGHEMPGIFDELASAVEAMLKLSMAAGGADTAAAAPWARAIVGSAMVSAQWWLRDSTMPRAELVEHLTTLCWDGGSALPFSPFDVSAIDSGQP, encoded by the coding sequence GTGACTTCGGCAAGGCGTGGGCGCGGAAGGCCCGCCGGACCTGGCGTCGACGTCGAGCAACGGCGTACGGATCTGCTCGACGCTGCAGAACGTGCGATCCGTACCAACGGACCCGATGTGGGAATCGCCGAGGTGGCCAAGGAGGCCGGGTTCGTCCGTTCGGCCGTCTACGCGGTCTTCCCCAACCGAGCCGCCATCTTGTCTGCGCTCGGTGCGCGCCAGGCTCATCGGCTACTGGGCGAGATCACCAGGCGAGCCGCAGGATCCACCGACCTTCGGCAACGCATGTCACTGTTCTTCGATGTCATCTGCGGCTGGATGCAAGACGACCCGAACCTGTACCGGGCGTTGAGCATGCATGCCGTCGGTGGCCACGAGATGCCCGGAATTTTCGACGAACTCGCCTCTGCGGTCGAGGCGATGCTGAAGCTGTCCATGGCAGCCGGTGGCGCCGACACCGCGGCGGCGGCCCCGTGGGCGCGGGCCATCGTCGGATCGGCAATGGTCAGCGCGCAATGGTGGCTGCGGGATTCGACGATGCCCCGGGCTGAACTCGTCGAGCATCTGACGACGCTGTGCTGGGACGGTGGCTCGGCGCTGCCGTTCAGCCCCTTCGATGTTTCCGCTATTGACAGCGGACAGCCATAA